Within Oleidesulfovibrio alaskensis DSM 16109, the genomic segment GAACAGCTGGACGACACCATGTGCGTTGATGATGACGACGTTGACCGCGAAGCCATACATCACAGACTCAACACCGACCTGACCGGTTTTTTTCTGCACACGCTGGGTGCCCCCGTGGGAACTCCTGCCCGTAACTGACAGCCCGTACACTGAAACACCGCCGGCCCCCAAAAGGGACCGGCGGTGAAAAACATCCGGCCAGCGCGGTCAGCGGCTGCGCCGGTACTCAAGCAGCGCGGCCAGCGCGGCATCCTGTTCGCGCTTAAGACTGTCATCCACAGCCACCTGCACATCAGCGGGGTACACGGCGTAATAATGCAGCTGGCCGTCTTCTCTTACCCGCATCCGCTCGGTGTATATGGTCTGCACCAGAAACCATTCAAACTCCGGCCCGTGCCGGGGCACCCCCTTTTCCCGCAGAGCTGAAACAGCATTGCGCACCACCCCGCTGCCGCTGCCGTGACGCAGGGCCACGCTCCACAACACATCGTGCACAGGCGGTGACAAAGCGCCCACATCGGGGATAATGCCCCGCCACAACACTTCCAGCAGCGCATCATACTGACGTTCTTTTACAAACCGGTACTGCAGCGACCGGAACGCGGCAGCTCCGCCCTGCTCCATCCGCCGCCATGCGGCGGTAAATGCGCCGCTCCCGGCCTGAAGCCCTGAAAACGCCGAGCGCACAGGCTGCCCCAGCCATTGTACAAACTCGTCCAGCTCTGTACTGCGGCTGCCGCGCAGCCTCCACGGACCGTACCGCATCACACCCGCCTCATGCAGGGGAACCGGAGGCGGCTGAACCTGCCCCGCCCGTTCGTACTCACCCAGAAAAGCCACCCCCAGCCCGCATGATGACGTATCTGCCATGGTGACCCGCGCTTTGCCTGTTCCCCGCGCAAAAACAATGCGTACCTGCCCCGCGGTACGGCTTTCGCCATCATATGCACCAAAATCGCTGCGAAAGGATACCGGTGCACCGTGCAGCTCGCCCGCAGCAAGACGCCCGCGCGCACGCACCTCGCAACCGGCGGGCAACTCCGGTGCCAGCAGCCGGTCAAGGCCGGTTCCGCCATCCGTACGCTTCACACCGTATGTACCGTCTTCTTCCGCCCCGTCGCCGCATTCGCCTGTACCGTACAATGTCACATCATACAGTCCGGCCCCGGCAGCCACGTCCTGTTCCTGCTGCAACACGGCCGTAACCATCATCCATGCGGTACCGCAATCCTTCTGCCGCCAGACACCCTCGGGCGACCAGCCGGCATACGACGGCAGGCAAAAGCCGCACAGCAGAACGCCCATAAGACAGCCGCACCGCGCGGTACGCCGCACCATGCCGGCCAAGCTTCTGTGGTATGTCATGGAATCTCCCGGCTCCTGTAATTATCCGTTCTTGTAGCCCTGTACGGTCTCCGCGGCAAGCCCGCCGCTTTCTTCCGGCTGCCACGCCTCCCCGCATGGCGCCGCGGCACCACGCCCCCCTGCGGCGTACAGTTCTTCCAGACGCGCCAGTATTTCATCCGGCAATCCGCAGCCTTCTCCTTCAGCCTCTCCCTGACGCACGGCTCCGGCCCCTTCCTGTCCGGCGACCGTCCCCGCCGGTCCGAACAGTCCCAGCGCCCTGCACAGCATGTCCAGAGCTTTGAGCTTTGAATGCATCTTAACACGCAGGGTTCCGCCGCGGCTTGTGGTAGTTTCGGCAATTTCGGCCACGGCCGATGCATGCACCGCCGGTATGCCGCATGAGTCTTTAAGCCGCAGCGTGTTCTGCTCCCAGCTGCAGATGTCAGTCATGGAAGAAAATGCCACAGCCGCAAGCTCTTTCAGCACCTTGTCCGGCGTAGGTTCGCCGGAAAGCGCCGCAGACGCCGAAGCCTCCTGCCTTCTCTCACCCGCGCCATCCGCCGTATCCTGCGCCATGTCCCGCTCCGGCACGGGCCGCCGGTTTCCGTTTATCCCGGTCTGCTGCAAAGATTGCAGCAGACCGCGCACCTGCGGGCGCTGCAGCAGCGCCCTGCCGCTGCGCAGCGCCGATGCCGGAGCATACCCTGCTGCCAGCGCGGCCTGCCGGACATCCCCGTGCTTCAGCCACGCACGGGCAAAAAGCTCATACCGCTCCTGCCGCTTCACAATGTCACTCCCCCTGCTGTAAGATATCCTGCAAGGCTGTCTCCGTATCGCCCGCGTCACGTTTTTCCGCAGTCTGCCGCAGCAGGGCCACAGCCCGTGCATCTCCATGCGTCTGCTTTTTCCGCCACGCGGTCAGTCGCTGCTGACGCAGTTCACGCACATCCAGACGCACCTCTTCCAGCACCTGCTGCACAGCCACCACCCGTTCTTCCAGCCGTTCCACCTGTACAGCCGTTCTGCGGCCCTGTGCCAGTTCACCCGCCAGCACCCCCAGCGAGCTTTCCATCTGCTGCACCCGGTACTGCAGTGTGGCCCCCATGGCCATAACACCCGCCACGGCAGTGAACAAACCGGTGAGCGCCGTAAGCGTCACCTTCCTGTCCAGACTCCAGCCGGTACCGTTCACGATGAGCTCCTTGCGGCGTCACGCGGCGTTACCGCCTGCCCCGGCAAAAGTGAGCCGGACAGTGTATTTCCGGAACGGGCATCTTTACGGTAAGACCCCATGGACGACCCCAGATAGTAATTGACCACTCCCCCGAATGCCGTTCCCAGTGACCCCAGCAGCAACAAGGCAGGCTCGTTGACGCTCTGCATGGCCATCACCGCGTCCAGCATCCAGAAAAAACCGCACACAACAACCAGTGAAACAACGGCGGCAGCCCACGCCCCGCCATGTCCCGCCCGTGCCAGCGCCACCTCTCTGGCTCTGGCATCCTGCACGTTGGCCAATGCTGTCTGCAGCTGCACCTGCTGCCACTCCAGCAAACGGGCTTCATGCCGGGCCTCCAGTTCGGCCAGCTTAAGCACCGCGTCAGGGTTTTCCAGCGCGCGGGCCACTGTGTCCGGCTCTGCGGGTACCCCCAGAAAAGCCCCGAGCAGCGTTCCGGCCGCGCCGGCCACGGCACCTGCCGGGCCGCCCAGTATGCTTGCCAGCAGCGGAGCCGACTTGGCAGCCATCCTGCCCACATCTTTCCACTCCATGATATTTCCCCCATGTCAGGTTGATCCGGTGGCCATGCACCGGCCCGCACCTTACCCCGCCGCGGCAGGGCAAAAGCCCCGCGGCGCCACTGCGGCGTGCCCCCGGCGCTGTCCCGCCCATGTCCCGCGGCACTTGCCGCATACCGTCAGACTTTTTCATAAAAAAACGCTTCACCGGTTGACCTTTGGGCATACGAGCAATATACATACAAATGTGCATGTATTCCGGGCTGGCCCGGTTTCATGCCTCGCTGCGGTCATGCTCCTCCTCGCCGGCCGCAGCTGCCGGACAGTCGTTCTCCGTTGGCAGCCCCCCTATGCCTCCGGCCGTCCGGCGACACACCCTGACGACGGTCTCCCCTCCCCAAGAATGACCGTTGGCGCCGGGGCACCCAGATGCCCCGGCGCATTTTTTTTGTCCGCACACGGCACCGCAAAAAACCCCGCACCGGAAGTATTCCGGTGCGGGGTTGGCGCAGGCTGATACATACAATACGTCCGGGGCAGAACATCGTACCCCCTCCGCAGTCCGAAGCATCAGTAATGTTGAAGATAATCCGTGCAGAGCTGGCAGTGTGCACCACGGCAGGCGGCATAACGGCTGCCACATGTATACCCGAAGCGGGCTGACCGCCCGGCAGGCAGTTTAAAGTCTGCCTGCGGCATGCCGCGCTGCAGGCAAGCGGGCACGCGTCTATCCGTGCACAGCCGCGCTGACTCCGCCCCCGCTGCCGTGCATGGCGGTGGTGCACAGGTCGAACAGCACCATCACCGGCAGCCGCACATAAAACCAGTCAGTTACCAGCGTACCGTCGGCAAAAGTCCATTCGCCCGAATGCACGAAGTAGGAAAAGAGTGCCGCCTCCATGGAAGATTCCGGCATATCCGGCCTGCGCAACACCCGTTCACGACAGAACAATGTCAGCGTTTCCAGCAGGGCAAAGCAGTTTCCGCTTTCGGCCGCTTCTGCCAGCACACTGCCGAACTGCGCGGCAAAAGGCGTTTTTGCCAGTACCGTTGCTGCGTATGCGCCGGATTGTTCGCAAATTTCCGCCAGTGCCCACTGGCACAGTCTGGCCTCGGCAGAATCGTGTTCTGCAGACCGCAGATGCCGCAACACCTGCTCCATGGCGTGTAAATTGTCCTGAATTACTGACATTTGTTCCCCCTGTGCGCGATTGTTATAAATCACATAATATAGCTTAGGCGTATTGTAAAATACGAAAACACATACACAACGGCACAGCCGTTTTTTTTTGCACAGGAAAAATGTTGCTTTTATCAAAATGCGAAGTATGTTAGCGCTCAGAAATGCCCCTGAGTACGGTATCCTTCCACGGATATCGCCTGTTCATGCGGGCGTGGGCCATGCGATTCCCCCGATCACAAAAGAAACTGTCTCCCGCCTATTTCTCTTGTGAATATCGCATGGCCCTCCTTTTGCCGGCTGCACACAGTTGGCTCCCCCCTATAGTCCTCTGAGGATGACCGGAACACGGCACTCAATTTGCATGCTCAGGCAGTACCCAGAGTAACGACAACTTTCCGACGGAGCCACCATGGCCGACACCAGCCGACAGTATATACGCCTTTTCATGCTTGCCGCCCTGCTCATGCTTGCTACCGCCTGCGGCAGCATACAGAGCACGCTGGACAACGCTCCGGCAGTTCTGGACATTGATCTGGCATCACAAGGCACCCTGTACACCAATGAATGGGTGCACAGACAGGCCGAACCGCAGATAATGGTCCGCCCGCAGGAACCGCCCGACACCCCGCCGCGGGTACTGTTCGTGCCTTTCAGGATGTATCAGGACATGCGCGAAGGCAGCGCCATCGCCGAGCAGGTCTCAGGCATTTTCTGGCAGTCGTGGCTGCAGCAGCGGACCTTCGAGGTGCTGCAGTTTGCTCCGGAGCTGGCTCCGTTTTCACCTGCACGCGGAATTGCCGCAGGCAGAGCCGCAGGCGCCGATCTGGTGGTCAGCGGGTATGTGACGCGGTTTATTGATGCAGGCACTGCCGGTGACAGCAGACTGGCCCTGCAGGTGGACATGTACGACACATTTACAGGCGAACTGGTCTGGTCCATGGCTCATGCGGGATTTATGGAAAACACCGTAAAGCGTGACTACCTGCTGTTCACCCAGCGGAACAGACTGCCCGCGGAACCGGTCTGGAGCATTGCCACCGTGCTGGCCGCGGATATGGCACGCCCGATTAAAGAATGGCAGGCCCCCCTGCAGGAAGAAGAGCCCGATCCTTTTGCTCCTGCGCCGCCGGCCCCCGGCCAGATGCAGGCCGCACCGCAACCGCAAGGCCCCGTCCCGCAGGCGGATGCTGCACAAAGCAATACCATTTACGATGCCCGACCCCGGAAAGTATCCGCCCCGCGCACTTTCTAACAAACAGCAAAATTCTGTAAATCAGAGATGTTAGATTGCACAGATCATCATAGACCGGCGCGTTGTCAGTGACCGGTCACAGCCATAAATCAGTAACACATCCTGATAAGCCTTTTCAGGGCTTGCAATCCGCCCTTTCAATCCTATATTACCTGCGGTACAAACTTGTTTTTCTGACGCACTCAGAAACACGAAAAGCCCCATACATTTTTTTTCGCAGGGTATTCCTGCTGTGTCGGTGGCTGCACGCAGCGGCCAAACGATGCGTGTTTACGCGGAATGATTCGGGCTTTCATGCATACCAGGAGACATAATGATAGGCATTTCAAAGCTGTACTGTGGACAGGTTGAACCCTCCGACGCGCTGCGCTACGGACGAGAATCGGGCAAAATGCCCTCGCACCTGCTTCAGTTCTCCAAAGACAAAAAGCCCGTGGTTGTGTGGAACATGACCCGCCGCTGCAACCTGAAGTGTGTTCACTGCTACGCTCAGGCCGTGGACCCCGAAGGCAACGACGAAATCAGCACCGAACAGGGCAAAGAGATCATCCGCGATCTGGCCCAGTACGGCGCACCGGTCATGCTGTTTTCCGGCGGCGAGCCGCTGGTGCGCAAAGACCTTGTGGAGCTGGCCAAATTTGCCACCGAACAGGGCATGAGAGCGGTTATATCCACCAACGGCACGCTGATTACCAAAGAAAAAGCCCGCGAGCTGAAGGAAGTGGGACTTTCGTACGTGGGGATTTCCCTTGACGGTATGGAAGAGGTGCACAACAAATTCCGCGGTGTGCCCAACAGCTTTAAAAAAGCGCTCGAAGGCATTGAAAACTGTAAGGCCGAAGGGCTGAAAGTGGGCCTGCGCTTTACTATCAACAAGCGTAATGCACCGGAAGTTCCCAAAATATTTGACCTCATCAAAGAACTGGAAATACCCAGAATCTGCTTTTACCATCTGGTATATTCCGGCCGCGGCAGCGAACTGATCAAGGAAGATCTTGATCATGCCGAAACCCGTGCCATGGTTGACCTTATCATGGACCGCACCCGCCAGCTCTTTGAAGAAGGCCACCCTAAAGAAGTGCTGACCGTGGACAACCACGCCGACGGCCCCTATGTGTGGATGCGCATGCTCAAGGAAGACCCCAAGCGTGCCGCTGAAGTATTCGAGCTGCTGCAGTACAACGAAGGCAACAACTCCGGCCGCGGCATCGGCTGCATCAGCTGGGACGGCACGGTGCATCCCGACCAGTTCTGGCGCAACAAGGTTTTCGGCAACGTGCTGGAACGTCCTTTCTCGGAAATTTGGGACGACCCCGAAATCGAGCTGCTGGCAAAGCTGAAAGACAAAAAACAGCATGTCACCGGCCGCTGCGCCCAGTGCCGCTTCCTCAATATCTGCGGCGGCAACTTCCGCGCCCGTGCCGAATCCTACTACGGCGATGTGTGGGCTCCCGATCCGGCCTGCTTCCTCACCGACGAGGAAATCGGCATCAAATAGCCAACTTTCCGCTCCGGCGTGCCAGAACGGGCAGGCCGGAGCGTTTTTTACTGCTGCCTGCAAGTGCAGCAACAGCAAGCCAATTGCAACAGAACCAAAGGAGCAGACACGGTGTCTGATTTTTTCCGGGGCAGAAGGTTGCGCCGCAACGCCCCCATGAGGGAACTTGTACGCGAGCATGACATTTCCGCCCGTCATCTCGTCATGCCCTATTTTGTGGTGGAAACCGATGACGCCGGCTTCCGCAAGCCTATCACCTCCATGCCCGGCATTTTTCAGCTGTCGCTTGCCGAGCTGGAAAAAGACGTGGCCGAAGCCGTGGCACTGGGCATGCGTTCCGTTATTCTTTTCGGCATTCCGGCGGTAAAAGATTACAAAGGCTCGGAAGCATACAACCACGACGGCATTGTCCAGAAAGCCATACGCCGGCTGAAAGAGCGCTTTGCGGATCTTCTGGTAATCACCGATGTGTGTCTGTGCGAATATACCAGCCACGGTCACTGCGGACTGCTGCGGCAGGGCGACACCACCGGTGAAGTGCACAATGACCCTACCCTGACCCTGCTGGCCAAGGCTGCGGTTTCGCACGCCGAGGCAGGAGCCGACATCGTGGCCCCATCGGACATGATGGACGGGCGTGTGCTGGCCATCCGCGAAGCGCTGGATGCCAACGGCTTTTCACATATTCCCGTCATGTCCTACGCCGTCAAATACGCCAGCGCCTTTTACGGCCCCTTCCGCGAGGCGGCCGAATCCACCCCCCAGCACGGCGACCGCAAGACCTATCAGATGGACCCGGCCAACAGCCGCGAGGCCATGCGCGAAGCCGCGGCAGACGTGGCGGAGGGAGCAGACTTCCTCATTGTCAAACCTGCCGGTCCTTACATGGACATCATCCGCATGGTACGGGACAGCTTTGACCTGCCCGTTGCCGCCTATCAGGTCAGCGGCGAGTATTCCATGATCAAGGCTGCCGCCATCAACGACTGGATTGACGGCGACAAAGTGGCCATGGAGTCCCTTACGGGCCTGCGCCGCGCCGGTGCGGATATCATCATCAGTTATCTGACTGTGGAAATGCTGCGCAAAAAGCTTGTTTCCGCATAAAACGCAATGCTCTTCCGGCGCGCCGTCCCTGCGGGGCGTACGCGCCGGAATTTTTCAGCCGACCTGTGCAGCCCTGCACATGCCGTACAGGTACAAGGACACACACATGCACAACGCAAACCACCCGCACGGCAACGGCCACCCGGCAGAAAAAAAAGGCATGGGCGCACATTCCGGCGCAATGAACATGCCCCGCACCCTTGAAGACGGCAGCCCCGCATGCCGCCTCATCGCCTGGGAGGTCACCCGTTCCTGCAACCTTGCCTGCAAGCACTGCCGCGCCGAAGCCCATACCGAACCATATCCCGGCGAACTGAGCACACAGGAAGCCAAAGCGCTCATCGACACTTTTCCTGAAGTGGGCAACCCCATAATTATCTTCACCGGTGGCGACCCCATGATGCGCGCCGACCTGTACGAGCTGATCCGCTACGCCACGGGACTTGGTCTGCGTTGTGTGCTGTCGCCCAACGGAACGCTGATAACCGGGCAGAACGCCGTGCAGATACGCGAAGCCGGAGTGCAGCGCTGTTCCATTTCCATAGACGGTCCGTCTGCAGAACTGCATGACGAGTTCCGCGGCGTACCCGGCGCATTCGAACAGTCCATGCGCGGCATTGAATTTTTGAAGCAGGCCGGAGTGGAGTTTCAGATAAACACCACGGTTACGCGTGACAATCTTCCGTACTTCAAAGACATCTTCAAACTGTGTGAAAATCTGGGCGCCGCAGCATGGCATATATTTCTGCTGGTACCCACCGGCCGCGCAGCACAGCTGGGCGCACAGGTCATCACCGCCGAAGAATACGAAGAAGTACTCAACTGGTTCTACGATTTCCGCAAGACGACCTCCATGCATCTCAAGGCTACCTGCGCACCGCACTATTACCGCATCATGCGCCAGCGGGCCAAGGAAGAAGGCCTACCGGTGACGCCTGACAACTTCGGCATGGATGCCATGACCAGAGGGTGTCTGGGCGGTATCGGCTTCTGCTTTATATCGCATACCGGACAGGTACAGCCATGCGGTTATCTGGAACTGGACTGCGGCAATGTGCGCGATACGCGTTTTCCTGAAATATGGCGCAAATCGGAATACTTCAGGCAGTTCCGCACGCCGGAAGAATATGACGGCAAATGCGGGCACTGTGAATACCACAATGTATGCGGCGGCTGCCGCGCCCGTGGCTTCACCATGAGCGGCAGCCATATGGCAGAAGAGCCTCTGTGCACCTACCAGCCGCGCAAAAAGCCCGCCGCAGACCGTAAATAAACTTCATGGCTGTGCATACAGCAGCCGGACGCGGCTTCACTCTTAACGATTCACAGGAGCTAGCATGACTGGACCCGCCGTGCAGGATCAGGAGCTGGATCAGTTCGATAAAAAAATTCTGGATATCATCCAGACCGGTTTTCCGCTGGAACCACGGCCGTATGCCGTTATCGGCGATGCAGTGGGCCTGACTGAAGCAGAAGCCCTCGCCCGCGTGCGCGCCCTGAAGGAACGCAGAATAATCAGACGGCTGGGAGCCAACTTCAATTCATGGAAGCTCGGTTTCCGCTCTACACTGTGCGCCGCCAAAGTACCTGAAGACAAGTTCGACGAATTTGTGGCCGAAGTGAACAGCCATGTGGGTGTCACCCACAACTACCTGCGCGCCCATGCGTACAATGTCTGGTTCACCTTTATCGGCCCCAGCTGGGAAGAAGTGTGCAGCACTCTGGACAGCATAACGCAGAAAACCGGCATTCCCATTCTGAATCTGCCCGCAGAAGAGCTGTATAAAATAAGGGTTGATTTCAAGATGGATGAAGACCCCGCTGCGGACTGACAACGTCGTACCGTTGCGCTGCGGCATGTTCCCCGCGCAGGACAAGCCGCCCATACGCCGTCATGCAGGGTGCCAACCTTTTGGGTCGGCACCCTGTTTCCGTCTGCGGCGCCGGGCGTGGCCCGCTTCTTTGCGGCGGGGCCACCCTGCCGCAGCACAATGCAAAAACAGTGTATCCGGCAAGATACCGTCATATACAGTTGCTCTTATGACAAAGCCGGACTATACTCTGCGCTCTGTTTTTCTGTACAGTTATCCGCAACATGCAGGCGACAGCGCCATGCACGCCGGAAGCTCCGGCAATGCGCGGGCACCTTTTATCTTCAGCCTACTGAAAGGAACAATCGCATTGAGCGGCATTGTCAAACAGACATACAGCGAACAGGTTGTAGAATACATCAAGGACCGCATTCTCAAAGGTGAACTTTCTCCCGGCGATCCGGTCAAGGAAGCTCTCATTGCGCAGAAGCTTGCCATAAGCAGGGCTCCCGTACGCGAAGCACTCCAGATTCTCGCGCGGGAAGGGCTGATTGTGTATGAACCGCAGAAAGGCAAACGCATTACCGCCCTCACCGCCAAAGAAATACGCGACAGCTATTTTACCGGCGGAGTGCTGGAAGCGGCTGCCGTGGCCGCCGCCCTGCCGCTGTATACCGCACAGGATATCGACCTGATGCACCGCACGGTAAACCGCATGAAAGAAGTGGCCGACACAGGTGCGCCGCTGGACAGCATGACGGGACTGGACAACATCTTTCACGAAACCCTTTTCTCACGCGTGGACAATCCGCTGCTGGTCGAGCTTTGCCGCCGGTCCTGTCAGGGCATATCCAAATTTCTGCTGTACAGGCACTGGATCAAACTGTTTTCAGCACAGGAAGTCTATCTGCGCCACAAAGCGGTGTTTGACGCTGTGGCAAGCGGCGACCCCGCCCTTACAGAAACAGCCATCCGCCATCACTACACAGAGTCCGGAGAACGCATGTCGAACTACGGAGTCGACGTGTTCGACGGCTGAGCGCCGCAGCCACGTCATCCGCTCCGGTCCTGCGGGGCGGTCTCTTTTTTTGCTCCTGCGGCTGCCGCCGCACGGCAGCCAATACCGCACATCCCCGCACGGCCTGCCCCGGAACCCCCCGAAGGCACCGCATCCTGCTGCCCGTCCGAAGACCGCAACAGCTCTGCGTGCTCTGCCGAAGACCACAAAAAAAGGGAGCCGCAGCTCCCTTTCGTTATACATAATCCGGTGACATCAGGCCGTTGCCGTTTCAGTCTGTGCACTGTCGGGCTCGGCGTATCTGCGGTTCCAGCCGGTGATGGCCGAAAAGAGCAGCACGCCGAACAATGCCCATGAATACGGGTTGTACAGCGCGGCGGAAATGGACGGCGCGGCAAGGCCGAAAGATTCCGCGGCGGAAACCACAGCCGCATACCAGGCCGCCACGACAATGTGCCAGGGAAGAATGAAGAATATGGTGCACACGGCGCAGTCCATCAGGTTTGCACGACGGGCCGGCGCCAGATTGAATTTTTCGCCTATGGGACGCACCAGACTGGGCCCCACCAGCAATTCTGCAGGAGCGTTGGCGGAAATGGGAATGGATGCCAGCACCGTTACCCCGATAATGGAAAGCTCTGCCTGCCGCACGGTATTGATGATGAATTTTTCGGCAAAGCTCAGAATGCGCTTCATGATGCCGCTTTCCACCAGTATCTGGGTAACGGCAAGAATCAGCAGGGCAAAAATGATGGCTCCCACCACACCGCTTATACCGTCCTGAATGAGTCCGGTGCTTATGCCGCGCTTGGCAGGAATGCTGAAAATATCACCGATGAGCAGGTTGCCGTTGAAAACCCCCACCACGGCGGCTGCTATGTTGCCGTAAATAAGCGATTCAATGATGTGTCTGCCCATGAGAGCGGAAATGACAACAGTGGCCAGGGCAAGCAGCATCAGCGCGCCGGAAGGATCCATCTGAGCCTGAAGTTCAGGCAGGGGCTTTACCGTACCGCCGCCGCCGAACAGCAGGAATATGGCGCTTGCAATGGTGGCTGCCGCCATGGCCAGCGGAAAACGGCTGCGCACAACATCACGCATGGTGGCGCCCTGCGTGTACGCCGAAACA encodes:
- a CDS encoding Na+/H+ antiporter NhaC family protein; translation: MEQHNMDTRLELYGGIWGGLVPLIVLVGGLVWLSVEEMGGTKPFWACGWLAIVAGLFFAKNKHEYCRAAMRGIGDKTGIVIVTAWLFAGVFGKLMVGGGLVNGLLWLGMTTGAQGAVFTLMVFVAAALFALGTGTSTGTCIALTPVLFPAGCFLGADPALLATAILSGAAFGDNLAPISDTTIVSAYTQGATMRDVVRSRFPLAMAAATIASAIFLLFGGGGTVKPLPELQAQMDPSGALMLLALATVVISALMGRHIIESLIYGNIAAAVVGVFNGNLLIGDIFSIPAKRGISTGLIQDGISGVVGAIIFALLILAVTQILVESGIMKRILSFAEKFIINTVRQAELSIIGVTVLASIPISANAPAELLVGPSLVRPIGEKFNLAPARRANLMDCAVCTIFFILPWHIVVAAWYAAVVSAAESFGLAAPSISAALYNPYSWALFGVLLFSAITGWNRRYAEPDSAQTETATA
- the hemB gene encoding porphobilinogen synthase; its protein translation is MSDFFRGRRLRRNAPMRELVREHDISARHLVMPYFVVETDDAGFRKPITSMPGIFQLSLAELEKDVAEAVALGMRSVILFGIPAVKDYKGSEAYNHDGIVQKAIRRLKERFADLLVITDVCLCEYTSHGHCGLLRQGDTTGEVHNDPTLTLLAKAAVSHAEAGADIVAPSDMMDGRVLAIREALDANGFSHIPVMSYAVKYASAFYGPFREAAESTPQHGDRKTYQMDPANSREAMREAAADVAEGADFLIVKPAGPYMDIIRMVRDSFDLPVAAYQVSGEYSMIKAAAINDWIDGDKVAMESLTGLRRAGADIIISYLTVEMLRKKLVSA
- the ahbD gene encoding heme b synthase codes for the protein MHNANHPHGNGHPAEKKGMGAHSGAMNMPRTLEDGSPACRLIAWEVTRSCNLACKHCRAEAHTEPYPGELSTQEAKALIDTFPEVGNPIIIFTGGDPMMRADLYELIRYATGLGLRCVLSPNGTLITGQNAVQIREAGVQRCSISIDGPSAELHDEFRGVPGAFEQSMRGIEFLKQAGVEFQINTTVTRDNLPYFKDIFKLCENLGAAAWHIFLLVPTGRAAQLGAQVITAEEYEEVLNWFYDFRKTTSMHLKATCAPHYYRIMRQRAKEEGLPVTPDNFGMDAMTRGCLGGIGFCFISHTGQVQPCGYLELDCGNVRDTRFPEIWRKSEYFRQFRTPEEYDGKCGHCEYHNVCGGCRARGFTMSGSHMAEEPLCTYQPRKKPAADRK
- a CDS encoding GntR family transcriptional regulator; the encoded protein is MHAGSSGNARAPFIFSLLKGTIALSGIVKQTYSEQVVEYIKDRILKGELSPGDPVKEALIAQKLAISRAPVREALQILAREGLIVYEPQKGKRITALTAKEIRDSYFTGGVLEAAAVAAALPLYTAQDIDLMHRTVNRMKEVADTGAPLDSMTGLDNIFHETLFSRVDNPLLVELCRRSCQGISKFLLYRHWIKLFSAQEVYLRHKAVFDAVASGDPALTETAIRHHYTESGERMSNYGVDVFDG
- the ahbA gene encoding siroheme decarboxylase subunit alpha encodes the protein MTGPAVQDQELDQFDKKILDIIQTGFPLEPRPYAVIGDAVGLTEAEALARVRALKERRIIRRLGANFNSWKLGFRSTLCAAKVPEDKFDEFVAEVNSHVGVTHNYLRAHAYNVWFTFIGPSWEEVCSTLDSITQKTGIPILNLPAEELYKIRVDFKMDEDPAAD
- the ahbC gene encoding 12,18-didecarboxysiroheme deacetylase, with translation MIGISKLYCGQVEPSDALRYGRESGKMPSHLLQFSKDKKPVVVWNMTRRCNLKCVHCYAQAVDPEGNDEISTEQGKEIIRDLAQYGAPVMLFSGGEPLVRKDLVELAKFATEQGMRAVISTNGTLITKEKARELKEVGLSYVGISLDGMEEVHNKFRGVPNSFKKALEGIENCKAEGLKVGLRFTINKRNAPEVPKIFDLIKELEIPRICFYHLVYSGRGSELIKEDLDHAETRAMVDLIMDRTRQLFEEGHPKEVLTVDNHADGPYVWMRMLKEDPKRAAEVFELLQYNEGNNSGRGIGCISWDGTVHPDQFWRNKVFGNVLERPFSEIWDDPEIELLAKLKDKKQHVTGRCAQCRFLNICGGNFRARAESYYGDVWAPDPACFLTDEEIGIK